In one window of Protaetiibacter larvae DNA:
- a CDS encoding ABC transporter substrate-binding protein, giving the protein MSRITVRLAAVASATAIALSLAACASTPDAPSAGPAVDEGYVTPGKLTVATGETAYFPYVIDDKPESGEGFEAAVAYAVAEELGFAPEDVVWVRTSFESAIAPGPKSFDFNIQQYTITDERKQAVDFSSPYYSASQAVVAISGGKADGVDSIAGLQDLVLGAMAGSTSATTIEEAVKPNVEPLLYNSNEDAVAALQANQIDALVLDLPTAYYATGVYIENSFIVGELPGAGVPDEWGLLLAKDSPLTAKVTAALDALRDSGKLAEITDKWLGSGQGVALLK; this is encoded by the coding sequence ATGTCCCGAATCACTGTCCGCCTGGCCGCCGTGGCCTCGGCGACCGCGATCGCCCTGAGCCTCGCGGCCTGCGCGAGCACCCCCGACGCCCCGTCCGCCGGCCCCGCCGTGGACGAGGGCTACGTCACCCCCGGCAAGCTCACGGTCGCGACCGGCGAGACCGCCTACTTCCCGTACGTGATCGACGACAAGCCGGAGTCGGGCGAGGGCTTCGAGGCCGCCGTCGCCTACGCCGTCGCGGAGGAGCTCGGCTTCGCGCCCGAGGATGTCGTGTGGGTGCGCACGAGCTTCGAGTCGGCGATCGCGCCCGGCCCGAAGAGCTTCGACTTCAACATCCAGCAGTACACGATCACCGACGAGCGCAAGCAGGCCGTCGACTTCTCCTCGCCGTACTACTCGGCCAGCCAGGCGGTCGTCGCCATCTCGGGCGGCAAGGCCGACGGCGTGGACTCGATCGCGGGCCTGCAGGACCTCGTGCTGGGCGCGATGGCCGGCTCCACGAGCGCGACCACGATCGAGGAGGCCGTGAAGCCGAACGTCGAGCCGCTGCTCTACAACTCCAACGAGGACGCCGTGGCGGCCCTCCAGGCGAACCAGATCGACGCGCTCGTGCTCGACCTGCCCACCGCCTATTACGCGACGGGCGTCTACATCGAGAACTCGTTCATCGTGGGCGAGCTGCCCGGCGCCGGCGTGCCCGACGAGTGGGGCCTGCTGCTCGCGAAGGACTCGCCGCTGACCGCGAAGGTGACGGCGGCCCTCGACGCGCTCCGCGACAGCGGCAAGCTCGCCGAGATCACCGACAAGTGGCTCGGCTCGGGGCAGGGTGTCGCCCTGCTGAAGTGA
- a CDS encoding amino acid ABC transporter permease, with product MSSPPPTSSRPAPRGVSRLEVERRAYRRRQQTRSVLIAAASTIVLAVVVWATVVNTEGWAAVQRFFLDPAIALEYLSKIWDGFLFNLQVLAISVVTVGAVALVIATLRTLRGPVFFPVRIAAAAYTDLFRGLPFVIVLYIVGYGIPTITNTRFPPIVLGVLAITLTYSAYVAEVIRAGIEAVHPSQRLAARALGLGYVQTLGRIVLPQAVRKIAPPLMNDFLSMQKDVGLVSILGAVDAVRAAQNAASQSYNFTPYIVAGVLFILLAIPTIRLTDWYTARLRDREQMGSIV from the coding sequence GTGAGTTCCCCGCCTCCGACCTCGAGCCGGCCCGCCCCCCGTGGGGTGAGCCGGCTCGAGGTCGAACGTCGCGCCTACCGGCGTCGGCAGCAGACCCGTTCGGTGCTGATCGCCGCGGCTTCGACGATCGTGCTGGCGGTCGTCGTCTGGGCGACGGTCGTCAACACCGAAGGCTGGGCCGCCGTCCAGCGGTTCTTCCTCGACCCGGCCATCGCGCTCGAGTACCTGTCGAAGATCTGGGACGGCTTCCTCTTCAACCTGCAGGTGCTCGCCATCTCGGTCGTCACGGTGGGCGCGGTCGCACTCGTCATCGCCACCTTGCGCACCCTGCGCGGCCCCGTGTTCTTCCCGGTGCGCATCGCGGCTGCGGCATACACCGACCTGTTCCGCGGGCTGCCGTTCGTGATCGTGCTGTACATCGTCGGCTACGGCATCCCGACCATCACGAACACGCGCTTCCCCCCGATCGTGCTGGGCGTGCTCGCCATCACCCTCACCTATTCGGCCTACGTCGCCGAGGTGATCCGGGCCGGGATCGAGGCCGTGCACCCCTCGCAGCGGCTCGCCGCGCGCGCCCTCGGGCTCGGCTACGTGCAGACCCTGGGACGCATCGTGCTGCCGCAGGCGGTGCGCAAGATCGCACCGCCGCTCATGAACGACTTCCTCTCGATGCAGAAGGATGTCGGCCTCGTGTCGATCCTGGGTGCCGTCGACGCCGTGCGCGCGGCCCAGAACGCGGCCTCGCAGAGCTACAACTTCACGCCCTACATCGTCGCGGGGGTGCTGTTCATCCTGCTCGCGATCCCCACCATCCGCCTCACCGACTGGTACACCGCGCGCCTGCGCGACCGCGAGCAGATGGGGTCGATCGTATGA
- a CDS encoding amino acid ABC transporter ATP-binding protein, whose protein sequence is MSALLAATEVWKSFGEREVLRGISLELAAHEVVALIGPSGSGKSTLLRCLNLLEPIDDGRILLGDDDISDPRVKADRVRARFGIVFQHYNLFPHLSVLDNVTLAARLVHGTSRRVAEERGMALLERIGLADKAKEHPDRLSGGQQQRAAIVRAIATDPEVLLFDEITSALDPELVGEVLDLVRELAADGATILMATHEMAFARDVAHRVLFLDGGVVVEEGPPAELFGAPREPRTREFLARMPR, encoded by the coding sequence ATGAGCGCGCTGCTGGCCGCCACCGAGGTCTGGAAGTCCTTCGGAGAGCGCGAGGTGCTGCGCGGGATCTCGCTCGAGCTCGCGGCGCACGAGGTGGTGGCCCTCATCGGGCCGAGCGGTTCCGGCAAGTCGACCTTGCTGCGCTGCCTCAACCTGCTGGAGCCGATCGACGACGGCCGGATCCTGCTGGGCGACGACGACATCTCCGACCCGCGGGTCAAGGCCGACCGCGTCCGTGCGCGGTTCGGGATCGTCTTCCAGCACTACAACCTCTTCCCCCATCTGTCGGTGCTCGACAACGTGACCCTCGCGGCACGGCTCGTGCACGGCACGTCGCGGCGCGTGGCGGAGGAGCGCGGGATGGCGCTGCTCGAACGCATCGGGCTCGCCGACAAGGCGAAGGAGCACCCGGATCGCCTCTCGGGCGGGCAGCAGCAGCGCGCCGCCATCGTGCGGGCGATCGCGACCGACCCTGAGGTGCTGCTGTTCGACGAGATCACGAGCGCCCTCGATCCGGAGCTCGTCGGCGAGGTGCTGGATCTCGTGCGCGAGCTCGCGGCCGACGGCGCGACCATCCTCATGGCGACCCACGAGATGGCGTTCGCGCGAGACGTCGCCCACCGGGTGCTGTTCCTCGACGGCGGGGTCGTCGTCGAGGAGGGCCCGCCCGCGGAGCTCTTCGGCGCGCCACGGGAACCGCGGACCCGGGAGTTCCTCGCCCGGATGCCGCGCTAA
- a CDS encoding ADP-dependent NAD(P)H-hydrate dehydratase, whose translation MDALFGPEDAAAWIAVPGPDDDKYSRGVLGFVTGSARYPGAAVLGVEAALRTGVGMVRYLGAGRPTRLVLQRRPEAVTAPGRVQAWVVGSGHDGGSLDQLTAAALDAALADPVPTVLDAGALERVTRSTGLRVLTPHAGELGRLLDREREEVLADPAGAAREAAERFSAVVLLKGHTSHVADPSGGVLRVQSAPSWTATAGAGDALAGVLGALLATHAHGLAANPGAVAPIAAAAAVVHGLAARRASRGGPFTVLDLCAELPAVIRELLGG comes from the coding sequence ATGGACGCTCTGTTCGGCCCGGAGGACGCGGCGGCGTGGATCGCGGTACCGGGTCCCGACGACGACAAGTACTCGCGCGGCGTGCTCGGCTTCGTGACCGGCTCGGCGCGGTATCCGGGTGCTGCGGTGCTCGGCGTCGAGGCCGCGCTGCGCACCGGTGTCGGGATGGTGCGCTACCTCGGGGCGGGTCGTCCGACGCGGCTCGTGCTGCAGCGTCGCCCCGAAGCCGTGACCGCCCCGGGGCGCGTGCAGGCCTGGGTGGTCGGCTCCGGACACGACGGCGGCTCGCTCGACCAGTTGACGGCCGCGGCGCTCGACGCCGCACTGGCCGACCCGGTCCCCACGGTGCTCGACGCGGGGGCGCTCGAACGGGTCACCCGGTCGACGGGTCTCCGGGTGCTCACGCCGCACGCGGGCGAGCTCGGCCGGCTGCTCGACCGCGAACGCGAGGAGGTGCTCGCGGATCCGGCGGGTGCCGCGCGCGAGGCGGCCGAGCGTTTCTCGGCGGTCGTGCTGCTCAAGGGGCACACGAGCCATGTCGCCGACCCGTCGGGCGGGGTGCTGCGCGTGCAGTCCGCGCCGAGCTGGACGGCGACGGCGGGCGCGGGGGATGCGCTCGCCGGCGTGCTGGGGGCGCTGCTCGCGACCCACGCACACGGATTGGCTGCGAATCCCGGGGCGGTCGCGCCGATCGCCGCCGCCGCGGCCGTCGTCCACGGGCTCGCCGCGCGGCGCGCGAGCAGGGGCGGACCCTTCACGGTGCTCGACCTCTGCGCCGAGCTGCCGGCCGTGATCCGCGAGCTGCTGGGCGGTTAG
- a CDS encoding HAD family hydrolase — protein MSISIPGRVVVFDYGEVISMSQSEHDRLALLGTASQEAADFWPVYWRHRDALDRGELRVVAYWNAVAADLGASWDLPTIQRLWAIDFRSWISVEPGTVELIAELHAGGTRTALLSNAGFDFGDPFRNSPIATVFEKVFVSAELGLLKPEPAIYRHVIAELGIDASQLVFIDNKPANVEGATALGATGHVFTGVHGLREFLETLAREA, from the coding sequence GTGAGCATCAGCATCCCCGGCCGTGTCGTCGTCTTCGACTACGGCGAGGTGATCTCGATGTCGCAGAGCGAGCACGACCGCCTCGCCCTGCTCGGCACGGCATCCCAGGAGGCGGCCGACTTCTGGCCGGTGTACTGGCGGCATCGCGACGCTCTCGACCGGGGCGAGCTCCGGGTCGTCGCGTACTGGAACGCGGTCGCCGCCGACCTCGGCGCCAGCTGGGATCTGCCCACCATCCAGCGCCTGTGGGCGATCGACTTCCGCAGCTGGATCAGCGTCGAGCCCGGCACGGTCGAGCTCATCGCCGAACTGCACGCCGGCGGCACCCGCACCGCACTGCTGTCGAATGCGGGCTTCGACTTCGGCGACCCGTTCCGCAACTCGCCGATCGCGACCGTGTTCGAGAAGGTGTTCGTGAGCGCAGAGCTCGGCCTGCTCAAGCCCGAGCCCGCGATCTATCGCCACGTGATCGCCGAGCTGGGAATCGATGCCTCCCAGCTCGTGTTCATCGACAACAAGCCCGCCAACGTGGAGGGCGCCACCGCCCTCGGGGCGACCGGGCACGTCTTCACCGGGGTGCACGGCCTCCGGGAGTTCCTCGAAACCCTCGCCCGGGAGGCGTGA
- a CDS encoding NADH:flavin oxidoreductase/NADH oxidase, giving the protein MPGLFDPITVRSTTLRNRLWVAPMCQYSALARDGVPTDWHLVHLGSFARGGAGLVIAEATAVVPEGRISPEDTGIWNDEQAEAWRRIAAFIRAEGAVPGIQLAHAGRKASTFSPWGDERHGSVPLEEGGWPTVAPSAIAFEGYAEPRALDAEELPLVVAAFAAAAVRAVEAGFALIELHAAHGYLLHQFLSPLANLRTDAFGGPLENRARLLLEVVRAVRAAVGPELPLLVRFSATDWAEGGWDQDQTATVAGWAREAGADLFDISTSGLVAGVRIPVGPGYQVPFAEHVRAAAVVPTAAVGLITTGAQADAVIREGRADAVLIGREFLRDPHLPLRAAHELGVELDYWPPQYLRARWS; this is encoded by the coding sequence ATGCCCGGTCTGTTCGACCCGATCACCGTACGATCCACCACGCTGCGCAACCGGCTCTGGGTGGCGCCCATGTGCCAGTACTCGGCGCTCGCCCGCGACGGCGTACCCACCGACTGGCACCTCGTGCACCTCGGTTCCTTCGCGCGGGGCGGCGCGGGACTCGTCATCGCGGAGGCCACCGCGGTGGTCCCCGAGGGACGGATCTCGCCCGAGGACACCGGCATCTGGAACGACGAGCAGGCCGAGGCGTGGCGGCGCATCGCGGCGTTCATCCGCGCCGAGGGAGCCGTGCCCGGCATCCAGTTGGCGCACGCCGGGCGCAAAGCGTCCACCTTCTCGCCGTGGGGCGACGAGCGGCACGGCTCGGTGCCCCTCGAGGAGGGCGGTTGGCCGACCGTCGCGCCCTCGGCGATCGCCTTCGAGGGCTATGCCGAGCCGCGCGCGCTCGACGCGGAGGAGCTGCCGCTCGTGGTCGCGGCCTTCGCCGCGGCCGCCGTGCGCGCCGTCGAGGCGGGGTTCGCGCTCATCGAGCTCCACGCCGCCCACGGCTATCTGCTGCATCAGTTCCTCTCCCCGCTTGCGAACCTCCGCACCGACGCCTTCGGGGGACCGCTCGAGAACCGCGCCCGGCTGCTGCTCGAGGTGGTCCGGGCCGTGCGGGCCGCGGTCGGACCCGAGCTGCCCCTGCTCGTGCGCTTCTCGGCGACCGACTGGGCCGAGGGCGGCTGGGATCAGGACCAGACCGCGACGGTCGCCGGCTGGGCGCGTGAGGCGGGTGCCGACCTGTTCGACATCTCCACGAGCGGCCTCGTCGCGGGGGTGCGCATCCCGGTCGGGCCCGGCTACCAGGTGCCGTTCGCGGAGCACGTGCGCGCCGCGGCCGTGGTGCCCACCGCGGCGGTCGGCCTCATCACCACGGGCGCCCAGGCGGATGCGGTGATCCGGGAGGGGCGCGCCGACGCGGTGCTCATCGGCCGCGAGTTCCTGCGCGACCCGCACCTGCCGCTGCGCGCCGCGCACGAGCTGGGCGTCGAGCTCGACTACTGGCCGCCGCAGTACCTCAGAGCGCGCTGGAGCTAG
- a CDS encoding hemolysin family protein — MSASDWWGIAWLFILLAVNAFFVAAEFAVISARRSQIEPRAEAGSRAAKTALWAMEHATLMLATSQLGITVCSLLILNVSEPAIHHLLAVPLELTGWSAEVVATVAFIVTLVLVSFLHVVFGEMVPKNLSFSVPDRAVLLLATPLVAVATVFRPVIRALNATANGALLLFGVQPKNEATSAFTVEEVETIVRTSTREGVLTDATGTLSNAFEFTTKKVKDVAVGMTELVTLPEDAAPVDVDRAVAQHGFSRYVLVDEGGEPSGYIHLKDVLDLDDDEYGEPVPPKRIRQLISLYREMELEDALTTLRRAGSHVARVFDEHGATRGVLFLEDIIEELVGEVQDATRRE, encoded by the coding sequence GTGAGCGCATCCGACTGGTGGGGCATCGCGTGGCTCTTCATCCTGCTGGCCGTCAACGCCTTCTTCGTGGCGGCCGAGTTCGCGGTGATCTCGGCGCGCCGCTCGCAGATCGAGCCGCGCGCCGAGGCCGGGTCCCGGGCCGCGAAGACGGCGCTCTGGGCGATGGAGCACGCGACCCTCATGCTCGCCACCAGCCAGTTGGGCATCACGGTGTGCTCGCTGCTCATCCTCAACGTCTCGGAGCCCGCCATCCACCACCTGCTCGCGGTTCCGCTCGAGCTCACCGGATGGTCGGCCGAGGTGGTGGCGACGGTCGCGTTCATCGTGACGCTCGTGCTCGTGTCGTTCCTGCATGTGGTGTTCGGCGAGATGGTGCCGAAGAACCTGTCGTTCTCGGTGCCGGATCGCGCGGTGCTGCTGCTCGCGACGCCGCTCGTCGCGGTCGCCACGGTGTTCCGTCCGGTGATCCGCGCGCTCAACGCGACCGCCAACGGCGCCCTGCTGCTGTTCGGCGTGCAGCCGAAGAACGAGGCGACGAGCGCGTTCACCGTGGAGGAGGTGGAGACGATCGTGCGCACCTCGACGCGCGAGGGCGTGCTCACCGATGCGACCGGCACCCTCAGCAACGCCTTCGAGTTCACGACCAAGAAGGTCAAGGACGTCGCGGTCGGGATGACCGAGCTCGTGACGCTTCCCGAGGATGCCGCCCCGGTCGACGTGGACCGGGCGGTCGCCCAGCACGGCTTCAGCCGCTACGTGCTCGTCGACGAGGGCGGCGAGCCGAGCGGCTACATCCACCTCAAGGACGTGCTCGACCTCGACGACGACGAGTACGGCGAGCCGGTGCCCCCCAAGCGCATCCGCCAGCTCATCTCGCTCTACCGCGAGATGGAGCTCGAGGACGCCCTCACGACGCTGCGTCGGGCCGGCAGCCACGTCGCGCGGGTGTTCGACGAGCACGGCGCGACGCGCGGGGTGCTGTTCCTCGAGGACATCATCGAGGAGCTCGTGGGCGAGGTGCAGGACGCCACCCGGCGCGAGTAG
- a CDS encoding hemolysin family protein: MSAEWWLLIAGVVLTIGTGLFVASEFALVNLDRHELEARQGKGETMLGPTIRALKVTSTHLSAAQLGITLTTLLAGFTLEPAFSTWLRPLFGGWGVPERTAGVIATVVAVAVATLLSMIIGELVPKNFAMALPRQTAKLVIPFQIVFTTVFKPFVALLNGTANAVLRAIGIEPKEELSSARTADELKSLVRRSASEGALDRDTAALLARTLAFSEHIAADVMTPRPRLEAVERTDTAETVIELARRTGYSRFPVVDDGPDDIVGVVHVKQAVAVPRDRRAQVPVSALQTEALRVPETMTLDTLLGELRARSFQLAVVVDEYGGTAGVATLEDLVEELVGEVSDEHDRSRAGVVRSRDWLTFPGALRPDELVERAGVVVPEDGAYETVAGFVMSELGRLAAVGDEVALPAGVLRVERMDGRRIDRLRFTPHTEEADADVADRPGREVRP; this comes from the coding sequence ATGAGCGCCGAATGGTGGCTGCTCATCGCAGGCGTCGTCCTCACGATCGGAACCGGCCTCTTCGTCGCGAGCGAGTTCGCGCTCGTCAACCTCGACCGTCACGAGCTCGAGGCCCGCCAGGGCAAGGGCGAGACGATGCTCGGCCCCACCATCCGGGCGCTCAAGGTCACCTCCACGCACCTCTCGGCCGCCCAGCTCGGCATCACGCTCACCACGCTGCTCGCCGGCTTCACGCTCGAGCCCGCGTTCAGCACCTGGCTGCGGCCGCTGTTCGGCGGGTGGGGCGTCCCGGAGCGCACGGCGGGCGTGATCGCGACCGTCGTCGCCGTCGCGGTCGCGACCCTGCTGTCGATGATCATCGGCGAGCTCGTGCCGAAGAACTTCGCGATGGCGCTGCCGCGACAGACCGCGAAGCTCGTCATCCCCTTCCAGATCGTGTTCACGACGGTCTTCAAGCCCTTCGTGGCGCTGCTCAACGGCACCGCGAACGCGGTGCTGCGGGCGATCGGCATCGAGCCGAAGGAGGAGCTCAGCTCGGCGCGCACCGCCGACGAGCTCAAGAGCCTCGTGCGCCGCTCGGCGAGCGAGGGCGCCCTCGACCGCGACACGGCGGCCCTGCTCGCCCGCACCCTGGCGTTCTCCGAGCACATCGCGGCCGACGTGATGACCCCGCGCCCGCGCCTCGAGGCCGTCGAGCGCACCGACACCGCGGAGACCGTGATCGAGCTCGCCCGCCGCACCGGCTACTCGCGGTTCCCGGTGGTCGACGACGGACCCGACGACATCGTGGGCGTCGTGCACGTCAAGCAGGCGGTCGCCGTGCCCCGGGATCGGCGCGCCCAGGTGCCGGTGTCCGCGCTGCAGACCGAGGCGCTGCGAGTTCCCGAGACGATGACCCTCGACACCCTGCTCGGCGAGCTGCGGGCGCGCAGCTTCCAGCTCGCGGTGGTCGTGGACGAGTACGGCGGCACCGCGGGGGTCGCGACCCTCGAGGACCTCGTCGAGGAGCTCGTCGGCGAGGTCTCCGACGAGCACGACCGCTCGCGCGCCGGGGTCGTGCGCAGCCGCGACTGGCTCACCTTCCCCGGGGCGCTGCGTCCCGACGAGCTCGTCGAGCGGGCGGGAGTCGTGGTTCCCGAGGACGGCGCCTACGAGACCGTCGCAGGCTTCGTGATGAGCGAGCTCGGTCGGCTCGCCGCGGTGGGCGACGAGGTGGCGCTCCCGGCGGGCGTGCTCCGGGTCGAGCGCATGGACGGTCGCCGCATCGACCGGCTGCGCTTCACCCCGCACACCGAGGAAGCGGATGCGGACGTCGCCGATCGGCCGGGGCGGGAGGTGCGGCCGTGA
- a CDS encoding GuaB1 family IMP dehydrogenase-related protein gives MRFSGQVPAHDLTYSDVFLIPSRSAVTSRLAVDLAPTDGTGATIPIVAANMNSVTGPRLAASLARRGGLGVLPQDLPLQELDAAIRWVKQQPVAWDAPIELSADASVADALRVLPASAGGLIVLRDADGAEAGAVSASRLATALPDARLGDLVHGTVASLDADDLTGARAAFDLLVDAGIDAALVRHHGHLVGAVTRRGALRSTIYAPAVDAGGRLRVAAAVGINGDVAAKARALAEAGVDVLVVDTAHGHQEGMLAAIRAVAGLGLGLPIVAGNVVTADGVRDLVEAGASILKVGVGPGAMCTTRMMTAVGRPQFSAVLETAGAARELGAHVWADGGVRYPRDVALALAAGAASVMIGSWFAGTIESPGLLERDADGRLYKESWGMASTKAVQERFGRLDPYELARKELFAEGISSSRIYLDANRPSLEDLLDMITSGVRSSFTYSGAASLPEFQERAVVGFQSAAGYEEGKALPVSW, from the coding sequence ATGCGCTTCTCCGGACAGGTGCCCGCCCACGACCTGACGTACTCGGATGTCTTCCTCATCCCCAGCAGATCCGCCGTGACGAGCCGGCTCGCCGTGGATCTCGCGCCGACGGACGGCACCGGTGCGACCATCCCGATCGTGGCCGCCAACATGAACTCGGTGACCGGTCCGCGGCTCGCCGCGAGCCTCGCGCGCCGCGGCGGCCTCGGCGTGCTCCCGCAGGATCTGCCGTTGCAGGAGCTGGATGCCGCGATCCGCTGGGTGAAGCAGCAGCCGGTCGCCTGGGATGCTCCGATCGAGCTGTCGGCCGACGCGAGCGTCGCGGACGCCCTACGGGTGCTTCCCGCGAGCGCGGGCGGACTCATCGTGCTGCGCGACGCCGACGGTGCCGAGGCCGGTGCGGTGTCGGCGTCACGACTCGCGACCGCGCTTCCCGACGCCCGGCTGGGGGATCTCGTCCACGGGACGGTCGCCTCGCTCGACGCCGACGACCTGACCGGCGCACGCGCGGCGTTCGACCTGCTCGTCGACGCCGGGATCGACGCGGCTCTCGTGCGCCACCACGGCCACCTCGTCGGCGCGGTGACGCGTCGCGGGGCGCTGCGTTCCACGATCTACGCGCCGGCCGTCGACGCCGGCGGTCGCCTTCGCGTGGCGGCGGCGGTCGGCATCAACGGCGACGTCGCCGCGAAGGCGCGTGCGCTCGCCGAGGCGGGCGTCGATGTGCTCGTGGTCGACACCGCGCACGGGCACCAGGAGGGCATGCTCGCGGCGATCCGCGCGGTCGCGGGCCTCGGCCTCGGGCTGCCGATCGTGGCGGGCAACGTCGTGACCGCCGACGGGGTGCGCGATCTCGTCGAGGCCGGGGCGTCGATCCTCAAGGTCGGTGTGGGGCCGGGTGCGATGTGCACGACGCGCATGATGACCGCCGTCGGGCGGCCGCAGTTCTCGGCCGTGCTCGAGACGGCGGGGGCGGCGCGCGAGCTGGGCGCCCACGTCTGGGCCGACGGCGGCGTCCGGTATCCCCGGGATGTGGCGCTCGCGCTCGCGGCGGGTGCGGCGTCGGTGATGATCGGCTCGTGGTTCGCGGGCACCATCGAGTCGCCCGGACTGCTCGAGCGGGATGCGGATGGCCGGCTCTACAAGGAGAGCTGGGGCATGGCCTCCACGAAGGCGGTTCAGGAGCGGTTCGGTCGCCTCGACCCCTATGAGCTCGCCCGGAAGGAGCTGTTCGCGGAGGGCATCTCGAGCTCGCGCATCTACCTCGACGCGAACCGCCCGTCCCTCGAGGATCTGCTCGACATGATCACCTCCGGGGTGCGCAGCTCCTTCACCTACTCGGGTGCGGCCTCGCTGCCGGAGTTCCAGGAGCGCGCCGTGGTCGGCTTCCAGTCGGCCGCGGGCTACGAGGAGGGCAAGGCTCTGCCCGTGAGCTGGTGA